One segment of Penaeus vannamei isolate JL-2024 chromosome 3, ASM4276789v1, whole genome shotgun sequence DNA contains the following:
- the LOC113804946 gene encoding la-related protein 6 produces MAPTVSAPSPRPVPCWRPREHYLYQHAEDAPAKDAPERPFLTPRETSAMSDADTEGSANTGRSSQPQRTNSLTSSESDGPRIVVHTTSEEDEDEDYDTSPNPPLPHLLSVLGAESVTSTDVGSDYTSEGGESGQEIDLKSVTPQLMRALVKQVEEYLSDEGLTKDLFLLKHVKRHREGFVSLKLLSGYKKIKKLSRDWRVLALSLRTSLVLQLNEEGTKVRRVAPLPEALRCDTPTSRAIIAVNVPAEHASMEGLATLFGVYGPVSSLQVMRPKPGGGLPPELQPLAARVPEVSNSTCAVIEYEDVWGAARALQELDDPKMSLHVFRRARRSERKASPTPNSTPRLHSKCEFGVSAEELRSRLKGSKSRLAHLRGESSNSEGEDGSNYQRMRSWRQSPSRLTPQPTALHHRRALRTGSVSVPSSPASFRRVLHQQQQPQGVTREPRGPDGTRGFARVRT; encoded by the coding sequence ATGGCGCCGACCGTCTCCGCTCCCTCGCCCAGGCCAGTCCCCTGCTGGCGCCCCCGCGAGCACTACCTTTACCAGCACGCAGAGGACGCCCCCGCCAAGGACGCACCCGAGAGGCCCTTCCTGACGCCGAGGGAGACCAGCGCGATGTCTGACGCCGACACGGAGGGCAGCGCGAACACCGGGCGCAGCAGCCAGCCCCAGAGGACGAACTCGCTGACGTCCTCGGAGAGCGACGGCCCGAGGATCGTCGTCCACACCACcagcgaggaggacgaggacgaggactaCGATACCTCGCCCAACCCGCCCCTGCCGCACCTGCTCAGCGTGCTGGGGGCGGAGTCCGTCACGTCCACCGACGTCGGCTCCGACTACACGAGCGAGGGCGGCGAGTCGGGTCAGGAGATCGACCTCAAGAGCGTGACGCCTCAGCTGATGCGGGCGCTGGTCAAGCAGGTCGAGGAGTACCTCAGCGACGAGGGCCTCACCAAGGACCTCTTCCTGCTGAAGCACGTGAAGCGCCACCGCGAGGGCTTCGTGTCGCTGAAGCTCCTCTCGGGATACAAGAAGATCAAGAAGCTGTCGCGCGACTGGCGTGTGCTGGCGCTGTCGCTGCGCACGTCGCTGGTGCTGCAGCTGAACGAGGAGGGCACGAAGGTGCGGCGGGTGGCGCCCCTGCCCGAGGCCCTGCGCTGCGACACGCCCACGTCCCGCGCCATCATCGCCGTCAACGTCCCCGCCGAGCACGCGTCCATGGAGGGCCTGGCCACCCTGTTCGGCGTGTACGGCCCCGTGTCGTCCCTGCAGGTCATGCGGCCGAAGCCCGGCGGGGGCCTCCCCCCCGAGCTGCAGCCCCTGGCGGCGCGGGTGCCGGAGGTCAGCAACTCCACCTGCGCGGTCATCGAGTACGAGGACGTGTGGGGGGCGGCGCGCGCCCTGCAGGAGCTGGACGACCCCAAGATGAGCCTGCACGTGTTCCGCCGCGCCCGCAGGTCCGAGCGGAAGGCCTCGCCGACGCCGAACTCGACCCCGAGGCTGCACAGCAAGTGCGAGTTCGGCGTGTCGGCGGAGGAGCTGCGCTCACGCCTCAAGGGGAGCAAGTCGCGGCTGGCGCACCTCAGGGGCGAGTCGAGCAACTCCGAGGGCGAAGACGGCTCCAACTACCAGCGCATGCGGTCCTGGCGCCAGAGTCCCTCCCGCCTCACGCCGCAGCCCACCGCCCTCCACCACCGCCGCGCCTTAAGGACCGGCAGCGTGTCCGTGCCCTCCTCGCCGGCCTCCTTCCGGCGCGTCctccaccagcagcagcagccccAGGGCGTCACGCGAGAGCCGAGAGGCCCCGACGGGACGCGGGGATTCGCGAGGGTTCGCACATGA